In Porites lutea chromosome 1, jaPorLute2.1, whole genome shotgun sequence, a single genomic region encodes these proteins:
- the LOC140932235 gene encoding uncharacterized protein: MTGKMRNRLDGTYTRMLRAALGVSWKENKTNKELYGNLPKITDTLMIRRLRFIGHCWRKKDEVISDLLLWEPKHGARKRGRPALTYVDQLQNDTGLSIVELKNIMENRKEWRKLVNGVRVRSK, from the coding sequence ATGACTGGAAAGATGAGGAATAGACTAGATGGTACGTACACAAGAATGCTCAGAGCAGCTCTTGGAGTTTCCTGGAAGGAGaataaaaccaacaaagaaCTGTACGGCAACCTTCCTAAGATTACAGATACACTGATGATCAGGAGGCTGCGGTTTATAGGACACTGTTGGAGAAAAAAGGATGAGGTGATAAGTGATCTACTACTCTGGGAACCAAAGCACGGCGCAAGAAAGAGAGGAAGACCAGCATTAACATATGTAGACCAGCTGCAAAATGATACTGGTTTGAGCATTGTTGAACTGAAGAACATCATGGAAAACCGGAAGGAATGGAGGAAGCTAGTTAATGGAGTTCGAGTTCGCTCGAAATaa